A portion of the Halodesulfovibrio aestuarii DSM 17919 = ATCC 29578 genome contains these proteins:
- a CDS encoding phage tail protein: MKSTFWKFFKDVLGWALIHSPGLISVIAKGVALVFDDIREDIFWLRDQLNPLTCEEQYLPTHGATRGILQYPLESTDQYRKRVVKAYAWHRQGGKAEGMPQILQHYGYDGCTFHNCRNDDAVRWAEFKVQIPVPKHGLEVNDYSLVTWAVQETKPARSKLAALQTHSAVQGAANASGTLLLCSVVTLEPEKPKEALLTVTISSGCGLHTITTTSLG; encoded by the coding sequence GTGAAAAGTACCTTCTGGAAATTCTTTAAGGATGTACTTGGGTGGGCACTTATCCATTCACCGGGTCTTATTTCAGTCATCGCGAAAGGTGTTGCTCTGGTTTTTGATGATATCCGAGAAGATATTTTCTGGCTTCGGGATCAGCTCAACCCGCTGACTTGTGAGGAACAATATCTTCCAACACACGGCGCAACTCGTGGAATACTTCAATACCCGCTGGAATCAACTGACCAGTATAGAAAACGTGTCGTGAAAGCGTATGCGTGGCATCGTCAAGGCGGTAAGGCCGAAGGGATGCCGCAGATATTGCAGCATTATGGATACGACGGCTGTACATTCCACAATTGCCGAAATGACGATGCAGTGCGCTGGGCAGAGTTTAAAGTGCAAATCCCTGTCCCGAAACACGGGCTTGAGGTTAATGACTACTCGCTGGTCACTTGGGCAGTTCAGGAAACAAAGCCTGCCCGTTCAAAGCTTGCTGCCTTGCAGACGCATTCAGCAGTGCAGGGCGCAGCAAATGCTTCAGGCACATTACTTCTTTGCTCTGTTGTTACCTTGGAGCCAGAAAAGCCGAAAGAAGCTCTTTTGACCGTGACTATTTCTTCAGGCTGCGGCCTGCATACAATCACAACAACAAGTCTTGGATAA
- a CDS encoding baseplate J/gp47 family protein: MPNPMPIPRLSKSLDDCRQMLFTRIEEVQEEYQSKGWLPRRLNLNKGVVRGLIELFAWGLYQLYQLVEATVRQGFAKHADASWLDLHADQVEQSRKQATKAKGNIEFGREGRQGNIVIPNGRILRTKPDGAGQVYRYVTMSDVVLPDGASNVLIPVEAEEYGCASNLTAGQYLELVTPVSGISSITVKANWLTQEGADIEADHKLAPRIPLAWLGNNGVTKHAYERWAMQITGVVACRILDQHPRGQGTVDVIIKGTAGIPTDELLQAVRKSITGNYPVNDDWEVRAPQHVLVTLNAALQCHPGTQREEAKVKVEERVRALFTDPTKVVGITPLQIGEDLTKDRLVAAIMAVPGIKKITWNGTADFPVMQDGLAVLSSIILTATAASES, translated from the coding sequence ATGCCAAACCCGATGCCAATACCGCGTCTTTCTAAATCGCTGGACGACTGCCGCCAGATGCTTTTTACCCGAATTGAGGAAGTGCAGGAAGAGTATCAGTCTAAAGGCTGGCTCCCTCGCAGATTGAATTTAAACAAGGGCGTGGTGCGTGGTCTTATAGAGTTGTTTGCTTGGGGTCTCTACCAACTTTATCAGCTAGTAGAGGCAACAGTCCGGCAGGGGTTTGCGAAACATGCGGACGCATCGTGGCTTGACCTTCATGCGGATCAGGTGGAGCAGTCACGTAAGCAGGCAACTAAAGCGAAAGGCAATATAGAGTTCGGTCGGGAAGGTCGCCAAGGCAATATTGTTATTCCGAATGGCCGTATTTTGCGGACAAAACCAGACGGGGCAGGGCAGGTATACCGTTATGTGACAATGAGCGATGTGGTTCTACCAGATGGAGCAAGTAACGTGCTGATTCCGGTCGAAGCCGAAGAGTATGGATGCGCAAGCAACTTGACCGCAGGACAGTACCTTGAGCTTGTGACGCCTGTCTCTGGCATTAGTAGCATCACGGTAAAGGCAAATTGGCTTACGCAGGAAGGCGCGGATATTGAAGCTGATCATAAGCTTGCACCGCGTATTCCTCTTGCATGGCTTGGTAATAATGGAGTTACCAAACACGCTTATGAACGTTGGGCAATGCAAATTACTGGCGTGGTTGCCTGTCGTATTCTTGATCAGCACCCACGGGGGCAGGGTACGGTCGACGTCATTATCAAAGGCACTGCCGGAATACCTACGGATGAGCTGCTTCAGGCAGTGCGTAAATCCATCACTGGAAACTATCCTGTAAATGACGACTGGGAAGTACGTGCTCCACAACACGTGCTCGTTACATTGAATGCAGCGCTTCAGTGTCATCCCGGTACACAGCGGGAAGAGGCTAAGGTCAAAGTTGAGGAACGTGTTCGGGCATTGTTTACAGACCCGACTAAGGTTGTCGGGATCACTCCGTTACAGATTGGGGAAGACCTCACAAAAGACAGGCTAGTTGCCGCTATTATGGCAGTACCCGGTATTAAAAAAATTACTTGGAATGGAACGGCAGATTTTCCCGTCATGCAAGACGGACTTGCTGTATTATCCAGCATAATCCTAACGGCAACAGCCGCGTCGGAAAGCTAG
- a CDS encoding 2-oxoacid:acceptor oxidoreductase family protein, which produces MNAMKKLCTEENGHKTVLQGNIAFAAGCVRNGIHAVDGYPGTPSSEVIDKGLSQVQEMITVGWSVSESVALGVGHGHTLAGRDCVVTMKIPGLFQAGDVFTSLATFSVPRGGLVLYVATDFTPSSTQHVIDPHLLYKSTFVPVFEPRSHQELYEASKIAADLARKFNTAVVIQPSGVLCHSEGLVTLTETTTRELAEVAPMKQLNALPNLARMNYDRVMDERMPALTKYIEESPLNIHIKGNGKRGVIAYGVNALYMEEYKDLYDNDIDVLSLGFTNPLPIQKIKDFCASIEGDVYVLDDGYRYLQDECAAAGLTVIGKPDFSKVTEWTPASIAAFLGEEITVKTVAAQPVPRPPMICAGCPYRLFAQVASRMKKSGQLEAIFGDIGCNTLLYFMNALDTGLAMGASESKRTGYVLSKPESASKCISLIGDGTECHSGMDATRNAVFRHVAGVKVVLDNEWTAMTGGQPSPSSPVNLAGDENRFVMTEALRSQGTDVVEVDAYNYKDIRKSLRKALADADEGKFTTLVVQGTCIRKVPKSAYGQKLAVDHEKCISCGACNICSGLSLDENGQPVWNNICSGCVSQTPACMQMCPKGAISVIGPSDIKIEKSSVVLPEPPQEITVPTLSDEERPERLSLSIRGVGGQGNLFFGKVLAQLAFAAGYGDKNIIKGETHGMAQMGGPVVSTFACGNVRSPQIIPGTADSLIVMEKSELLRPGFLGMLKDGGTILFADTAIIPQGFDAEQYPSDEVIAELVDGYNVIKLDILSEAIKLGDTTGRCANVVMLGALSTVAPFNALPEECWLSALKNVTPAKMWAGNYAAFMAGKNLMK; this is translated from the coding sequence ATGAATGCTATGAAGAAGTTATGTACTGAGGAAAATGGACACAAAACAGTCCTGCAGGGGAACATTGCCTTTGCTGCTGGATGCGTACGCAATGGCATCCATGCAGTCGACGGTTACCCTGGTACTCCAAGTTCTGAAGTTATCGACAAAGGGTTGTCGCAGGTTCAGGAGATGATCACTGTTGGCTGGTCCGTTAGCGAATCGGTTGCACTCGGCGTTGGACACGGGCACACACTTGCCGGTCGCGACTGTGTTGTAACCATGAAGATTCCGGGATTATTTCAGGCAGGTGACGTGTTTACCAGTCTTGCGACTTTTTCCGTTCCTCGCGGTGGTCTTGTTCTTTATGTAGCAACAGACTTTACCCCAAGTTCTACTCAGCACGTAATTGATCCACACCTTTTATACAAAAGCACCTTTGTGCCTGTTTTTGAACCTCGTAGCCATCAGGAACTATACGAGGCCTCCAAAATTGCAGCAGACCTCGCGCGCAAATTCAACACCGCAGTTGTTATTCAGCCAAGCGGAGTACTCTGCCACAGTGAAGGTTTGGTAACACTGACAGAAACAACAACACGTGAGCTTGCTGAAGTTGCACCAATGAAGCAGCTTAACGCTCTGCCAAACCTTGCACGCATGAACTACGATCGCGTTATGGACGAAAGAATGCCTGCGCTCACCAAATACATCGAAGAAAGTCCTCTCAACATACATATCAAAGGTAACGGCAAACGCGGCGTTATAGCATACGGTGTAAATGCTCTGTACATGGAAGAATACAAGGATCTGTACGATAATGATATTGACGTACTGTCCCTCGGGTTCACTAACCCGCTTCCAATACAGAAAATCAAAGATTTCTGTGCATCTATCGAAGGCGACGTATACGTTTTGGACGATGGCTACCGCTACTTGCAGGACGAATGTGCAGCAGCCGGCCTTACAGTTATCGGCAAACCTGATTTCAGCAAGGTAACCGAATGGACACCGGCAAGCATTGCTGCTTTCCTCGGCGAAGAAATCACCGTCAAGACTGTTGCAGCACAACCTGTACCGCGTCCGCCAATGATCTGTGCGGGCTGTCCTTACCGTCTCTTCGCACAGGTTGCATCACGTATGAAAAAGAGCGGCCAACTTGAGGCCATCTTCGGCGACATCGGCTGCAACACTCTGCTCTACTTTATGAACGCACTGGATACCGGCCTTGCCATGGGTGCAAGTGAGAGCAAACGCACAGGCTATGTTCTCTCCAAACCAGAATCTGCAAGTAAGTGTATCAGCCTCATCGGTGACGGAACTGAATGCCACAGCGGCATGGACGCAACCCGTAACGCTGTGTTCAGGCACGTTGCCGGTGTAAAAGTCGTTCTCGATAACGAATGGACTGCAATGACCGGCGGCCAGCCAAGCCCAAGTTCCCCTGTTAACCTTGCTGGAGACGAAAACCGCTTTGTAATGACAGAAGCACTTCGCTCACAGGGAACCGACGTGGTTGAAGTAGATGCCTACAACTACAAAGACATCAGAAAAAGTTTGCGCAAAGCACTTGCAGATGCAGATGAAGGCAAATTCACCACTCTCGTTGTTCAAGGCACATGTATCCGTAAGGTACCGAAATCGGCATACGGTCAAAAACTCGCCGTTGACCACGAAAAATGTATCAGCTGTGGAGCTTGTAATATCTGCTCCGGCCTAAGCCTTGACGAAAATGGTCAGCCAGTATGGAACAACATCTGTTCCGGTTGCGTATCTCAGACTCCGGCATGTATGCAGATGTGTCCCAAAGGCGCTATCTCCGTTATTGGTCCAAGCGATATAAAAATTGAAAAATCCTCCGTGGTGCTTCCAGAGCCTCCACAGGAAATTACAGTACCGACACTGTCCGATGAAGAACGTCCGGAACGTCTATCTCTCTCCATCCGTGGTGTCGGAGGTCAGGGCAACCTATTCTTCGGTAAAGTTCTCGCACAGCTTGCATTTGCAGCAGGCTACGGTGATAAAAATATCATTAAAGGTGAAACACACGGAATGGCCCAAATGGGCGGGCCAGTTGTCTCAACCTTTGCATGCGGCAATGTTCGCAGCCCGCAAATTATTCCGGGAACCGCTGACTCGCTTATCGTAATGGAAAAAAGTGAACTCCTGCGTCCCGGCTTCCTCGGAATGCTTAAAGACGGCGGCACAATTCTCTTTGCCGACACTGCAATTATCCCACAAGGATTTGATGCAGAACAGTACCCTTCTGACGAAGTCATTGCCGAGCTTGTTGACGGCTATAACGTAATTAAACTCGACATCCTCAGCGAAGCAATCAAGCTTGGTGATACAACAGGCCGTTGTGCTAACGTCGTAATGCTCGGGGCTCTCAGCACCGTGGCACCGTTCAATGCACTGCCAGAAGAATGCTGGTTAAGCGCTCTTAAAAACGTTACTCCAGCCAAAATGTGGGCTGGGAACTACGCCGCCTTCATGGCCGGTAAAAATCTTATGAAGTAG
- a CDS encoding formyltransferase family protein yields the protein MRVIIIGQGWLAAEVLKKVNKLDGVQVIAISPEKRNDHFEKLANELGVMVVAALEELPECDVVLAAHCHCFVSKAIRSKATHGVLAYHPSLLPRHRGRDAIHWTLAMKDPIAGGTVYKMDDGADTGGIIIQDWCHVAANDTPQLLWRRALAPMGVHLLTSVVQKLASTGQFEAKKQDEIFATWEPSLTRKMLSNIT from the coding sequence ATGCGAGTAATAATCATAGGCCAAGGTTGGCTTGCTGCAGAAGTTCTAAAGAAGGTTAATAAGCTTGATGGCGTGCAGGTCATTGCGATTTCACCTGAAAAGAGAAATGATCATTTTGAGAAATTAGCAAATGAACTCGGTGTGATGGTAGTCGCAGCACTGGAAGAACTACCAGAATGTGACGTGGTTTTAGCCGCACATTGTCACTGCTTTGTATCAAAGGCTATACGGAGTAAAGCAACGCATGGTGTGCTTGCCTACCATCCGTCATTACTTCCTCGGCATCGAGGTAGAGATGCAATTCACTGGACACTCGCAATGAAAGATCCCATTGCAGGTGGAACTGTATACAAAATGGATGATGGCGCAGATACAGGCGGGATCATAATTCAAGATTGGTGTCACGTTGCTGCGAATGATACTCCTCAACTTCTTTGGCGTAGAGCCTTAGCTCCAATGGGTGTTCACCTGTTAACGAGTGTTGTTCAGAAATTAGCTTCAACAGGTCAATTTGAAGCGAAAAAACAAGATGAAATTTTCGCTACATGGGAACCATCTCTAACAAGAAAAATGTTGAGCAATATAACATAA
- a CDS encoding GNAT family N-acetyltransferase gives MGLGDVPSWLRPYRVLSTGEKFRAELARIVSEKPERIVIDEFTSVVDRQIAKVGAHAFAKAWRRTSGKAVLLSCHYDIVEWLQPDWVFDTATGKLSRRCLQRPPIELEIRQTGWEWWEYFAPHHYLKLPHMIAATCYVGFVNGEPVAHLAVSTRSRNEARACRLVVMPEWQGAGVGLRFLNAVCDLWRRGENRYERPMPVLFHTSHPGLAAALRRQPKWCQVSTKLYGANKVRCAKSLAQSAERRGKKKTAMSGYGGHFRAVQGFRYMGDTSCE, from the coding sequence GTGGGGCTTGGTGATGTCCCCTCATGGCTTCGCCCATACAGGGTGCTCTCAACAGGTGAAAAATTCAGAGCAGAGCTTGCACGAATTGTAAGTGAAAAGCCTGAGCGAATAGTAATTGATGAATTTACTTCCGTGGTAGACCGTCAGATTGCTAAAGTCGGAGCACACGCTTTTGCTAAGGCGTGGCGCAGGACATCAGGCAAGGCCGTGTTGCTTTCTTGCCATTATGACATTGTAGAGTGGTTACAACCAGACTGGGTGTTTGATACTGCTACAGGTAAACTTTCTCGGAGGTGTCTTCAACGACCACCAATTGAATTGGAAATCAGACAGACAGGCTGGGAATGGTGGGAGTACTTTGCGCCGCATCATTATTTAAAGCTTCCGCACATGATCGCTGCCACCTGTTATGTTGGATTCGTGAATGGGGAGCCAGTAGCACATTTGGCTGTAAGCACCCGTTCAAGAAACGAGGCAAGGGCGTGTAGACTTGTTGTGATGCCAGAATGGCAGGGCGCAGGTGTGGGACTCCGGTTCTTGAATGCTGTTTGTGATTTGTGGCGGAGAGGGGAGAATAGATATGAAAGACCGATGCCCGTACTCTTCCATACATCACATCCTGGGCTGGCTGCAGCACTCAGACGACAACCTAAATGGTGTCAGGTAAGTACTAAACTTTATGGCGCTAACAAAGTGCGTTGCGCGAAGAGTTTGGCACAGAGTGCAGAAAGGCGCGGGAAAAAGAAAACAGCAATGTCGGGCTACGGTGGCCATTTCCGAGCGGTGCAAGGTTTTCGTTATATGGGGGATACCTCATGCGAGTAA
- a CDS encoding phage tail tape measure protein: protein MELFEVFATFSLLDNLSGPLNRIRQSFRSTDVEGGRLSSMMGGLTKRLLPLALAAGIVLGAFAPTIGVAMEFEAALSGLGAISNASAADMNVMEQSALDLGASTAFSAAQVVEAQTELAKKGFTANQVVGSMPGLLDLAAAAQTSLANAAGVTSGALNSFHMEAAQAAEVADIIAAASTTSATDVDGLGMALQNAGAVVAGVGGDFALLAAITGKLADANINASVAGTATKIMFNRLAAPTGDAAKALSGLGIVTRDAQGNMLPFLDIMGSLETAMQGKGTAEQAELLKRVFGEEAVGSVTALLGQGVNSLREYHDTLSNSTGTASAMAGKQLDNLKGSLTILDSGVEGLSISVGSVFTPALKVLVDAVTGVVGWLNALASHPVGKAILALVGGVAAVTLAVTLFSAASWAATAAVGAMNLMILANPIVLVAAALVAGAILIMTYWDDIKNFFVSLWEPVTAFADEVEYAWNRIAGAFHMDGLTGVVEAVLGLFDIDLSDSGRKLLTSFVDGIKLMFTPLRVLVSSVGHIFDFLQGDISLFEAGKRILGSLVEGVKSMATAPFDAVKSALTSVRNLLPFSDAKEGPLSALTLNGQKVMDTIGEGVTKAAPDLHGVVNNALAGIETPDLVMSTVAEVVPEVLEEGVKLPVLQQESDAGIMQQAVPDLAAVEVSKNTTIETISNVVEQPVGGGVTLPEIPTFPETKLAQEVVVPVQQPELGRPKQAKKQQPPRPQERSSGGVVIQNLTVSLPDVSNAQDFVSALQQLVSEFDGQTPQGAF, encoded by the coding sequence ATGGAACTATTTGAAGTTTTCGCAACATTCAGTTTGCTCGACAACCTTTCTGGTCCCCTGAACAGGATTCGCCAGTCATTCCGCTCTACAGACGTTGAAGGAGGCCGCCTATCAAGCATGATGGGCGGCCTTACTAAAAGGCTTCTGCCTCTAGCGCTGGCTGCGGGGATTGTGCTTGGTGCCTTTGCGCCAACGATTGGCGTCGCGATGGAATTTGAGGCTGCGTTGTCCGGTCTTGGGGCTATTAGTAACGCCAGCGCTGCGGATATGAATGTCATGGAGCAATCAGCGTTAGACCTTGGGGCAAGCACCGCTTTTAGTGCCGCACAGGTTGTTGAAGCACAGACAGAACTTGCAAAGAAAGGATTTACTGCAAATCAGGTTGTTGGCTCCATGCCGGGTTTGCTTGATTTGGCTGCTGCGGCACAAACAAGCCTTGCTAATGCCGCGGGTGTTACTTCTGGTGCGCTTAACTCGTTCCATATGGAAGCAGCGCAGGCCGCGGAGGTTGCGGATATTATCGCGGCGGCTTCCACAACAAGCGCAACGGACGTGGACGGCTTAGGTATGGCATTGCAAAACGCTGGCGCAGTTGTGGCTGGTGTAGGTGGTGATTTTGCGCTCCTTGCAGCCATTACGGGCAAGCTAGCGGATGCAAACATCAACGCATCTGTTGCTGGTACCGCAACTAAGATTATGTTTAACCGTTTGGCAGCTCCTACTGGAGACGCAGCAAAGGCGTTAAGTGGTCTTGGTATCGTGACCCGTGATGCTCAGGGAAACATGCTGCCGTTTTTGGATATTATGGGCAGCTTGGAAACCGCCATGCAAGGCAAGGGTACAGCTGAACAGGCAGAACTCTTAAAGCGTGTCTTTGGTGAGGAGGCCGTTGGGTCGGTTACGGCTTTGCTTGGGCAGGGCGTTAATTCTTTGCGTGAATATCACGACACGCTTTCTAACAGCACCGGAACGGCCTCGGCAATGGCTGGAAAACAACTCGATAATTTGAAAGGCTCCCTTACTATTTTAGATTCAGGTGTTGAGGGCCTTTCTATTTCAGTTGGTAGCGTATTCACACCAGCGCTTAAGGTCTTGGTGGATGCTGTGACAGGAGTTGTGGGGTGGCTGAATGCGCTTGCGTCCCATCCTGTTGGAAAGGCTATTTTAGCCTTAGTAGGTGGCGTAGCCGCGGTTACGCTTGCCGTTACGTTGTTTTCAGCAGCGTCATGGGCGGCAACCGCTGCGGTTGGTGCTATGAACCTTATGATTCTTGCTAACCCTATTGTTCTTGTGGCTGCTGCTTTGGTTGCGGGTGCTATTCTCATTATGACGTACTGGGATGATATTAAGAATTTCTTTGTTTCGTTATGGGAGCCGGTGACCGCTTTTGCGGATGAGGTGGAATACGCATGGAACCGTATTGCCGGTGCATTCCATATGGATGGCCTGACAGGGGTTGTTGAAGCGGTCTTGGGACTATTTGATATTGACTTGTCAGATTCTGGCCGAAAGCTTCTTACAAGCTTTGTTGATGGGATAAAGCTTATGTTTACGCCACTTCGAGTTTTGGTTTCATCAGTAGGTCATATTTTTGATTTTCTGCAGGGTGATATCTCGTTGTTTGAGGCTGGCAAAAGAATTTTAGGCAGCCTCGTGGAAGGTGTGAAGTCGATGGCAACAGCGCCGTTTGATGCTGTAAAGTCGGCTTTAACCAGTGTCCGTAATTTGCTGCCGTTTTCAGACGCTAAGGAAGGTCCTCTTTCTGCTCTTACCCTTAACGGGCAAAAAGTTATGGATACCATTGGCGAAGGTGTGACCAAGGCCGCGCCAGACCTTCATGGCGTTGTTAACAACGCACTGGCGGGTATTGAAACTCCAGATTTAGTCATGTCTACTGTGGCAGAAGTAGTACCAGAAGTTCTTGAAGAAGGTGTAAAGCTTCCTGTCCTTCAGCAGGAATCAGACGCAGGCATTATGCAACAGGCTGTGCCTGATTTGGCAGCTGTTGAAGTCAGTAAAAATACTACCATCGAAACAATATCCAATGTGGTAGAGCAGCCTGTAGGCGGAGGCGTGACTTTACCGGAAATTCCAACTTTTCCAGAGACAAAATTAGCTCAAGAGGTGGTGGTTCCAGTCCAGCAGCCTGAACTGGGTAGACCGAAGCAGGCTAAGAAGCAACAGCCTCCAAGACCACAGGAGCGCTCTTCCGGTGGTGTGGTAATTCAGAATTTAACTGTTTCCTTGCCGGACGTAAGTAATGCGCAGGACTTTGTTTCAGCCCTTCAGCAACTAGTATCAGAGTTTGACGGCCAGACGCCTCAGGGAGCGTTTTAA
- a CDS encoding tetratricopeptide repeat protein, whose protein sequence is MTNTETTTEHDGLLQIAQLQQRAVEFAESGMMEEALEAAMVCIGLQEEVAPENMLLKAKLIQNASRILLYSGDMEQAEAIANEGIAIMQTAQGTTADDMAQAFLNLSSILYAKEDFDNAALVLMESITIWTHEKGHDCAEVADCLSNLGRLREEQGKPEEALELHQQAIEIKKQVFGDHEQTAFSIMNKGLAYMLLQQFQEAKNSLEEAIKCCERIGQDDSELAKACKQNLSICMQQL, encoded by the coding sequence ATGACTAACACAGAAACAACTACTGAACATGATGGCTTGCTACAGATTGCTCAGCTGCAGCAACGCGCCGTTGAATTTGCTGAATCTGGCATGATGGAAGAAGCATTAGAGGCGGCAATGGTCTGTATTGGATTACAGGAAGAAGTTGCACCTGAGAATATGCTTTTGAAAGCAAAGCTCATTCAGAATGCAAGCCGTATTTTATTATATAGTGGAGACATGGAACAAGCAGAAGCCATTGCTAACGAAGGTATTGCCATTATGCAAACCGCGCAGGGCACTACCGCAGACGATATGGCGCAGGCGTTTCTCAATCTTTCTTCTATTCTTTATGCGAAGGAAGACTTCGACAACGCAGCACTTGTCCTTATGGAATCTATTACTATCTGGACTCATGAAAAAGGTCACGACTGTGCAGAAGTCGCAGACTGTCTCAGCAATTTAGGACGGCTGCGTGAAGAACAAGGCAAACCGGAAGAAGCTTTAGAACTGCATCAGCAGGCAATCGAGATTAAAAAGCAGGTGTTCGGTGATCACGAGCAGACTGCCTTCTCAATTATGAACAAGGGGCTCGCATACATGCTTCTTCAGCAGTTCCAAGAAGCAAAGAACAGCCTTGAAGAAGCTATCAAGTGTTGTGAACGAATAGGTCAGGATGATTCTGAATTAGCTAAAGCTTGCAAACAGAACCTTAGCATCTGTATGCAGCAACTGTAA
- a CDS encoding phage tail protein produces the protein MALILTKAGLAALVEAEESGTKLQATHMALGDGNGSVPEHTTSSSSLINEVWRGALQSITINEQGDSDAGKQVVFEAHVPINAGGWYIREAALYAGDVLLAIGTHPVMWKPAPEEPTKMEHVIKAPVTFGNTGAVSLIVDPTVVLASQEFVNEQLAEHNGSQGAHPHLKKLLNEHTHAWSVITGKPSVFPPAGHTHTPSQVGLGNLPNAKSDSVTSTSGNSLATSKAVKVAYDKGKQALDLAGQKAASNHNHNSVYATKTHTHTPAQVGLGNLPNSKSSSVSSTSENALSTSKATKTAYDRATQALNAANTKAASNHNHDSRYYTESEVRSRIADSKIHGGIELFSGSVNSSGRPIDEKTGQPDLRYGVCDGRTYASPDGRNVSTPNMRDRFTVGAGGKYSVGSKGGADKVSPTISTTASHHHVIAYETGNDLSGSTYHNFNSRNTGDYDDGTRHTGGSQAHENRPPYIGVFYIKYL, from the coding sequence ATGGCACTCATTCTCACAAAAGCAGGGCTTGCCGCATTAGTTGAAGCTGAAGAAAGCGGCACAAAGCTACAGGCAACCCACATGGCCTTGGGCGATGGTAACGGCTCAGTGCCGGAACACACAACGAGTTCGTCGTCCCTCATTAATGAAGTATGGCGTGGTGCATTGCAGTCTATCACTATTAATGAACAGGGGGATAGTGACGCAGGTAAGCAAGTTGTATTTGAAGCACATGTGCCTATCAACGCGGGCGGCTGGTATATCAGAGAAGCCGCTTTGTATGCAGGAGATGTCCTGCTAGCAATCGGCACACATCCAGTTATGTGGAAGCCTGCGCCAGAAGAACCGACAAAGATGGAGCATGTAATTAAAGCTCCTGTGACGTTCGGTAATACTGGTGCTGTTTCGCTGATTGTTGATCCGACGGTGGTTCTTGCGAGTCAGGAGTTCGTGAATGAGCAGCTAGCAGAGCATAATGGCTCACAAGGTGCCCATCCGCATCTAAAAAAATTGTTAAACGAGCATACCCATGCGTGGAGTGTCATTACTGGCAAGCCTTCAGTTTTTCCACCAGCTGGACATACGCACACACCTAGTCAGGTAGGTTTAGGTAATTTACCTAATGCAAAAAGTGATAGCGTAACGTCCACCAGTGGCAACAGCCTTGCCACGAGTAAGGCCGTAAAAGTCGCTTACGATAAAGGAAAACAAGCTCTTGATCTGGCTGGTCAAAAGGCAGCATCTAATCATAATCATAATAGCGTATATGCTACCAAAACACATACGCATACGCCTGCACAGGTGGGACTTGGCAACCTGCCTAACTCTAAAAGTAGTAGTGTTTCGTCAACTAGTGAAAATGCTCTGTCGACTAGCAAGGCCACTAAGACTGCATACGATAGAGCAACGCAGGCATTAAATGCCGCAAATACCAAAGCTGCATCGAATCACAATCATGATTCACGTTATTACACAGAAAGCGAAGTCAGATCGCGTATTGCAGACTCTAAAATTCATGGTGGTATTGAATTGTTTAGTGGTTCTGTAAATAGCTCTGGACGACCTATTGATGAAAAAACAGGACAGCCTGATTTGCGATACGGCGTGTGTGATGGTCGCACATATGCATCTCCAGATGGCAGAAATGTAAGCACGCCCAATATGAGAGACCGATTTACCGTTGGTGCAGGCGGAAAATATTCTGTTGGAAGTAAAGGTGGTGCTGATAAAGTATCTCCGACTATAAGCACGACTGCGTCACATCATCACGTAATTGCGTATGAAACGGGTAATGATTTGTCGGGTTCTACTTATCACAACTTCAACAGCCGTAATACAGGTGATTATGACGATGGAACAAGGCATACGGGTGGCTCTCAGGCACATGAAAACCGTCCACCATATATAGGCGTGTTCTATATTAAATATTTGTAG
- a CDS encoding Com family DNA-binding transcriptional regulator produces MRKEIRCGNCNRLLAKGTATILEIKCPRCGTYNHVSDKSTGQERRDRP; encoded by the coding sequence ATGAGAAAAGAAATTCGATGCGGTAACTGTAACCGTCTGTTGGCTAAAGGCACAGCAACAATACTTGAAATAAAATGTCCTCGTTGTGGGACATATAACCATGTGAGTGACAAGAGCACCGGACAGGAACGGCGTGACCGTCCGTAA